A DNA window from Anas acuta chromosome 4, bAnaAcu1.1, whole genome shotgun sequence contains the following coding sequences:
- the BTC gene encoding probetacellulin — MEAAAAPVPGGGPGPLLLCLALASGLALFSCVGADANVTEGLPCEGCAGNVTQLRRRGHFSRCPEEYRHYCVKGRCRFLVAEAAPACVCEPGYMGARCELVDIFPLRGDRGQIVVISLIAGIIVLIIFVVCTCFCVHHCRKQRRKRKEEEMETLSKNLPSKSEDVLETDVA; from the exons ATGGaagcggcggcggccccggtgCCGGGCGGCGGCCCCGgtcccctgctgctctgcctggcccTCGCCTCCG gccTGGCTCTTTTCAGCTGCGTGGGCGCCGATGCCAACGTGACCGAGGGGCTGCCCTGCGAGGGCTGTGCAG GTAACGTGACGCAGCTGCGGCGGCGGGGCCACTTCTCACGGTGCCCCGAGGAGTACCGGCACTACTGCGTCAAGGGCAGGTGCCGCTTCCTCGTGGCCGAGGCAGCGCCGGCATGCGT GTGCGAGCCAGGCTACATGGGGGCGCGGTGCGAGCTGGTGGACATCTTCCCCCTGCGGGGCGACCGGGGCCAGATCGTGGTCATCTCCCTCATCGCCGGCATCATCGTCCTCATCATCTTTGTCGTCTGCACTTGCTTCTGCGTACA ccactgtcGGAAGCAGCgcaggaagaggaaggaagaggagatggAGACGCTGAGCAAGAACCTGCCCTCCAAAAGCGAGGACGTGCTGGAGACGGACGTCGCATGA
- the PARM1 gene encoding prostate androgen-regulated mucin-like protein 1, with amino-acid sequence MGCCCRLLLALLLLLPAGLGDDPTASPLAPASTPPEVVGTAAGPGSGGTAVPAAAPHQPAPPTATGPTRDEVSSVPAEVDDPNGGTVAMLSPASIPTSTVTEADNPPVAFSSVPPALETAPSPRTVHNASVEGGTTDLGTPPSPTGTPTPFSSSPRSSTPYSSPGTVLSPPTVPSSTTQSPVPMKTVPSPGTMAVASSLATEPTSPSVTVASPTEDTADGKSTPSTGVTMEEVPRALSAGSIVAITVTVIVLVVLVFAAAAYLKIRHSSYGRLLDDHDYGSWGNYNNPLYDDS; translated from the exons atgggctgctgctgccgcctcctcctcgccctcctcctcctcctcccggcaG GACTTGGTGATGACCCCACAGCTTCACCCCTTGCCCCCGCCAGCACCCCCCCAGAAGTGGTGGGGacagcagcggggccgggctcggGGGGCacagctgtccctgcagcagctccccaccagCCTGCACCACCGACTGCCACGGGACCCACCAGAGATGAGGTGTCCTCCGTGCCAGCTGAGGTGGATGACCCCAATGGGGGCACTGTGGCCATGTTGTCCCCTGCTTCCATCCCCACAAGCACTGTCACTGAAGCGGACAACCCCCCCGTAGCCTTCAGCTCGGTGCCACCAGCCTTGGAGACAGCCCCAAGTCCTCGGACAGTGCATAATGCCAGCGTGGAGGGAGGGACGACAGATttggggacacctcccagccccacgggCACACCTACacccttctcttcctccccacgCAGCAGCACCCCATACTCATCCCCTGGGACGGTGTTGTCCCCACCGactgtccccagcagcaccacccagTCACCAGTGCCGATGAAGACTGTCCCTTCCCCAGGGACGATGGCCGTGGCATCGAGCCTGGCCACGGAGCCAACGTCCCCCTCAGTGACTGTGGCCAGCCCCACCGAGGACACAGCCGACGGCAAAAGCACCCCCTCCACCGGAGTCACCATGGAAGAGGTCCCACGTGCCTTGAGCGCAG GGAGCATCGTGGCCATAACAGTGACGGTCAtcgtgctggtggtgctggtctTCGCGGCGGCGGCGTACCTCAAGATCAG GCACTCCTCCTATGGCCGGCTGCTGGACGACCACGACTACGGCTCCTGGGGGAACTACAACAACCCCCTCTACGACGACTCCTAG
- the RCHY1 gene encoding RING finger and CHY zinc finger domain-containing protein 1 gives MAAGGEQEGGCEHYRRGCLLRAPCCGKLYPCRLCHDGAEEHRLDRFRVAEVQCSRCRLLQKAQQRCEGCQSLFGEYYCGVCHLFDRDKKQYHCDDCGICRIGPKEDFFHCSKCNLCLSLSLRGKHKCIENVSRQDCPICLEDIHTSRVEARVLPCGHLLHKTCYEEMLKEGYRCPLCMHSALDMRRYWRQLDDEVAQTPMPTEYQNMMVEILCNDCNARSTVQFHLLGMKCTNCESYNTAQDGKCKQPAE, from the exons atggcggcgggcggcgagCAGGAGGGCGGCTGCGAGCACTACCGGCGGGGCTGCCTGCTCAGG GCGCCGTGCTGCGGGAAGCTCTACCCCTGCCGCCTGTGCCACGACGGCGCCGAGGAGCACCGGCTCGACCGCTTCCGCGTGGCCGAGGTGCAGTGCAGCCGCTGCCGCCTGCTGCAGAAG GCCCAGCAGCGCTGCGAGGGCTGCCAGAGCCTCTTCGGCGAGTACTACTGCGGCGTGTGCCACCTCTTCGACCGCGACAAGAAGCAGTACCACTGCGACGACTGCGGCATCTGCAG GATCGGCCCGAAGGAGGATTTCTTCCACTGCTCGAAATGCAACTTGTGCCTGAGCCTCAGCCTCCGAGGGAAGCACAAG TGCATCGAAAATGTCTCCAGACAGGATTGTCCAATATGTTTGGAG GATATTCACACGTCCCGTGTTGAAGCTCGTGTTCTGCCATGTGGTCATCTTCTGCACAA aacatgTTATGAGGAGATGTTAAAGGA AGGTTACAGGTGTCCTTTGTGCATGCACTCGGCTTTAGATATGAGGAGGTACTGGCGGCAGCTGGATGATGAAGTAGCGCAGACTCCTATGCCCACAGAGTATCAGAACATGATGGTGGAG ATCCTTTGTAATGATTGCAATGCCCGCTCTACAGTGCAGTTCCATCTCCTAGGCATGAAGTGTACAAACTGTGAATCGTATAATACTGCCCAAGATGGAAAATGCAAGCAGCCCGCGGAGTAG